The region TAATCAGCCAACCGATATGCTCAGCTGGGGTATGCGAGTAGTTCATTTGCGCGACCCCGAAGAAAATTTGATAGAATTATTTACACCGTTGAAAACAGAGTAATAAAATCAGTTGCAAATCAGGAGAGCCGCGAGAACGATACAATGAAAATAGATAAAATTATCGAAAACAAGAAACAATTCCTGGACCTGTTACTGTTGGCAGACGAACAGGAAAATATGATTGACAGGTATTTGACTAACGGAGATTTGTTTGCTCTATATGATGATGACTTAAAAAGTGTTTGCGTTGTGTCACCAATTGACAGCGAAACCTGCGAATTAAAAAACATAGCAACATACGAAAAGTATCAAGGCAAAGGATACGGAAAAGCATTGATAAACTTTATTGTTGATTTCTACAGAAACAACTACAAAACAATGCTTGTTGGGACCGGTGAAACACCATCAATTTTGGCGTTTTATGAAAGTTTAGGGTTTAAACAATCATATCGAGTAAAGAATTTTTTTACAGACAATTATGACCACCCAATGTTCGATGGCAACATACAGCTTGTTGATATGATTTATCTTAAAAAGGATTTATTGGAATAGCAGGAATGTATTACACAACTAATGCGGGTAGGCTATCCGTACTTCGCTTCTTTTAACTTGCAGAATCGTTTGTTTGGTATGAAGAAAAATGGCACGCCTGAGAAATGCGTGCCAGCAAAAAAGGTTAGAAATACATTGCCTTTAGTTGGAATTTTTTATACAGCGTACATATCGTCCGGAATACTCCGAAGCATGCTTGTATGCAGCAATAGTTCCATCATCATAGAAAATCCATTCCCCTCCCGGAAAATCAACCCAAAAGTAAATATGCTCTCCAATGCTTGTAAAACAACATTTAGAGCCACTTTCGCCTCCGGGTAGCATGTTGAATCCAAATTCGTTAGTGCCGTTTAATCCTTTTGGCCAGCCTTCGGTGGAGCGTAACCTAAAGGATATTGCAGGCTTATTTTTTCGACTACCCCAATCGGCTTGCTGTGCCTCGTTAATGCCAATAAACAGTTCAAGGGTTTTCCAATCGGCTTCAGTTGGCAGATGCCATCCATCGGGACAACCCTTTTGCGCCGTTTTAAAGTTGTAGAGATAACCATACTTTTTAGCGTTCTTCTTGTTATTGTCGTATGCCCAACAACCATCGTCGGTTTTGTAAGCAAGATTCTCGGCAAACCATTCCTGTTCGCCAATTTTTACGGTTTTATACTCTTTGTTATCACGGGGATCAATAAAAGTTCCCATTTCTTGCGAAAATCCTATACTTGCTAAAGTCATCAAAAGGATGAAAATTGATATTTTTCTCATGACATTTTAATTTAAATCTATTAATTGATAATTATACTTAGAAACCACATGTTCTTATCGGGCTGGTTGCCAAATGAGCTTTGCATGATATACTTGTTCTGGTACGAGAAGACTATTTTATACCGATCAACCTTGAAGTCTAACCCAGCTCTCCAACCAAACCCTTCGGTTTTATGATAGTTGAAGCCCAGTACATACCAGAATGCCGATTCAATTTGGATGTAGGAGTTATCGTTGTTTTTTATTTGCTCCTTAAACGTTTGGCCTGAGGTTTCATCTACGCTAAACGATTTACCAACTCTAATTTTAGCATAGTACCCATCACTATTACCGCCCATAGGATCCTTAAAGATGTATCGGAAATCGTAACCTCCATCGTAGTCGTAACCGTAAGGTGCTTTTACCCTATCGGCATAAACATCGTTTTTAATTTTCAGGTAGCGGAAACCAAACTTTAAACCTGCACGAGCCAGCGACTTAAAATCGGGAGAGGGGAGGACGTTTCCTGAAAGGAAAAATTTCTTGAAGGGATAATCGAAGTATAGAAATGGACTAATAGAGTAACCTCCATCCTTTTCCCAGTATGTGGTATCGGGCATTTCAATAAACTTTGGGTTATAGCCATAACGGAACATTCCTCCAGCGTATACTTTAATTTGTTTTGTGTAAAGGCTGAAGCCAAGGGAAACTAAATGACCAACCATATCCGATTCAGGAAAACCATTTACTGGTCGTTTGTAGAGCATATAGCCATAGTTCCAGTTAAACCGTTTTTTCCACTTTTGCTCGGCAATCACAGCAAAACCTCCATATTTTTTCTGGAGCATGTAGCCTTCAATTCCTGTTTTATTCCGTTGTCCGTATTTATCGGCAAGATCGGTGGTTCCCTCATCGGCAGGTGGAGCATCAACAATTACCTTACGGAAAAAACGATCAAAGTAAACATCGTTTATATAAAGTTCGTTCTGCGCTTTAGACATGGTTGCAAACCAGACTAAAGGTATAATTGTTAGTAGTATCTTTTTCATAATTATACAATATTGATTATAACGCTGTCAGGGTTTTGAACCCCGACAGCGTTAATTGGATTCGAAATAATTATTCTCCCAGAGCAACTTTAGCCAGCCAGATATTCTTGTTGTCCTCATCGCTGCCAACAAATACAAGTTCCTTGTCATGAACAATAATTGGAACAACAGGATGTAAAAAGTAGTCGTCTTTCTGCTCCTTACTGGTTTTTAAGCCGTAGGTTGTAAATTCGCTAAGAGTCTTTGCGGTTGGATCGATGGTGGCCAAACGAACGTAGTTATATTTTCGGCCCGATTCCTTATTAACTTTTTTGGGTTCTATAATCAACCATGTAATAGTTTTACCGCCGGGGTTATCGTACAGTTGAACTTCGCCGGCTTCGGGCGATTCGTTTTTCACGGTGTAATGGGTTATGAGGTTTCCTTTAGAGTCGAAGTGGAGGAACATATAGTCGAGATTCTTTCCGCGGTACTGGTACTGTCCAACAAGTATGATGTCTCCATTATCCCTGATGCGTAATTGTGTGTTTTGAACATCGAAAACCTCGCCATCGAATCCTTTCTTCTGCGATTCGGGTTTAACCATTTTTGCGGTATAATCGGCCGCGGGAGTTGCTGTGATAAAATCCATCTTTCCATTGGTAATTTTCATAATTACCATTTGATCCTTTTTGTCCTTTAGGTCGAAATAGTATTTCTGAAGGTTTTCGTTTGAACCAGAACCTGCTAGGTATAGCGATTCGTCCTTAAATTCGAAAAATGTAGGAGTCCAAGCTATAACTGGGCAAACAAAATCTATGCTATCGATTGTTTTTCCGTCTACGCCAAAACGCATATAGGTGTACTCGTTGGCCTTATAAAGGATTGACTGGTCGAAACCCAGCTGCGAAACCCTGTTCTTGGGAGCAAAAAGAACACCCATAGACCCATCGGGGTACTGTAATTTCTGAACGATTCCTTTTGGCCCTCTGAATGAAAAGGAGCGTTCGCTTACCAAGTTCAAACCGTTCTTTACGCTATATGTTTTAATGGTGTATTCCTGATCATCAACAATTTTGGTTCCTTTCGTTTTTTGAACTTTCGGCTGAACCGATCCCATAATTGTTAAGTAGTTCTGGGGGGCAAGGGTTTTAAAAGTTCCCTGCTCCCAGCTCCAGAATCCAACCTTTTTAAAGTCGTTAGGCTCATCGGCAATGGCAAACTGAGTGGCAATTCTACGATCGTCCGATTTTACCTTCACCTCGCTCCCCGTGCTGTAGGATAACTCCCATAGGTAATCGCCAACAGCATCGCTCCATTTTTCCTTGGCGATTAAAGTACCTTGTTCTATCTTTGTGTTGAGAAGTCCACCTCCAGCAATTACTTTGTAAGAAGATGATTTAACCTCTCTTGTTTTGCGGTTTGGATCGTACTTGGTCTTCGAACTGGTGCTGGCAATTGTCTTTATTGCAATAGCAATCGATTCCTCCTCGGTAAATTCCTCCGATTTTTGGCTTGCTAAATTTAGGTTTGAGTCAAAGATATATGTATCCACAATGGTTTTGCCTTTGCCTTTAGGAGTTATAAATTGGGCTTGATACGCACTACCATCGTCATTGTAGCCAAAAGTCCACTGCTTTGCTTTCAGCGATGTTTTTACTAGCGGAGTAACTGTACTTGTTACAAGTTTTTGAGATATTGCAGATTTTCCAAGCAATACAAGTGCAATAATGCTTAAGAATGATATTGTAAGACGTTTCATATGTTTATGTATTAATGGTTAAAGAATGATTGATAATGAATTTGCGTTTTGTTGATTAATGAAAAAAGAGGATGCCCTACAAGGGTTTCTGTAAGACACCCTCGCACATTAATCAAAACTACTGTTGCCATCGGCAACAGATAGCGTTTTTAATGAGTATAAAGGAGCCCAATTGACCAATTTGCTACTGGCATGGTCAATGTAAAACATGGCACATCCGTGTTTAATTGCTGCTGTGGCTTGCAGCATGGGTGGATCTCCTGTTTGGAGCATCGCGCCCGCGAGCGAAATTTGATAGTTCATATTAGCTGGTATTTTGATTAATGTACCAGCTAAATTAGAGGATACGCACTGCGGAATAAATAGAGATTAGTACCGAAAATGCATCGGTATTAATACGGATACATGATGTGTTGTTATAAATTAACCAGATTGTTGCGGAGCGCGAATTTTATAAGGCTGATAATGGTTTTGCACTTGGTCTTTTCGTAGATATGTTGCCGATGGGTATCAACAGTACGTTTACTGATAAACAACTTCTCAGCAATCTGCTCGCTCGATAGTTCTTCGCATATAAGCTGAAGTATTTCCAGTTCCCGCTCGGTTAGGTTGTGTGTTTCCTCCTCGGTTCGCTTATCTTTTTTAACCTTTATCATTAAATTGGTAAGCACCTCGCGGCTGTAGAAAGTACCATCATCGGCTATGCTTGTAAGGGCTGCCACAAGTTCCTTTTTACCAGTATTCTTAAGGATAAAGCCCTCGGCTTCGCTCATAAGAATTTCGTTGGCCACATCCTGATCGTTGTACATAGTTAGCACCAGTATCTTGATTTGCGGGTACTCCTTTTTCACAGTTCGGGTCAATTCTGTTCCGCTCATGCCGGGCATACTTATGTCGGTAATCATAATATCGATGGGAGTATTTTTAATCTTCTCCAATGCTATACTACCATCAAGCGCTTCGTCCACAATTTTAAATCTCTTTTCGTTGCGCAGCAACGCTTTTATCCCATCAATAAACATTTGATGGTCGTCAACTAAAAACAGCCTTACGGGTTCATTCATGTTTTAGAGGTATTTCAATGTTAATGGTAGTGCCTGATTGCTTGCCGGGAACAATTTGGCTATTGCCATTTAATATGGATATTCGGTTAAAAATATTGTTCCAGCCTATCCCGGTTGTTTCATTGAGTTTTGATAAATCAAAACTTTTGCCATCGTTTATGATATTTAAACTGATACTCTCATCATCATTGATTAACGAAATATTAATGAATGAAGCATCGGCATGCTTAAGTATATTGTTGATAATTTCCTGTATTATCCGGTAAACTGAATGCTCTATATTATTGGCAAACCGACCTGAAAGGTTTATGTTGGTCGTTATTTGTACTTTACCGGTTTGGTTGATTTGTCGGGCAATTTCTTCAATAGCTGCTTGTAAACCAAATTTTTCAAGCGAAACAGGCATTAGGTTGTGCGAAATTTGCCTGACTTCAACCACCGACTGATCAACTAACTGTAAGGCATTATCCAGTAAGAATTTATCCTCAGGAATGATATTCTCCTCTAAACTGGCTAAATTAATGCGTGCGGTGGAAAGTATTTGTCCAAGGCCATCGTGAAGTTCACGGGCAAAACGGGTTCGTTCTTTTTCCTCAGTTTCAATTAAGGCAATTAAATGTTTATGTTTTTCAAAGGATAATTTTTCCTGAAGTTTTAACTCTTGCTTGTGTTTGAAACGGGTATAGAACAGTAGAAAACTTAGAATAATTAAAACGGTCAATGTCAATAGCATTAAGAGCTGAATCGATCGGTTTTTTAATTTTACGTGCTGTTGTTCTATTTTTTTCTCCTTTTCAACCGTTTCGAATTTAATTTGCAGATTAGCAATGGTTTTATTGGTCTCGATATTTATTAAGCTATCCTGTAATTGCTTGTGTTTTTTGTAATGTTTAAGGGCTAATTGGGGTTGGTGCTCATGTTCGAAGCATTCCGAAAGTTTTAGATTCATATCACTTTTTAAATAGAGATAATTCAGCGAATCGGCTTTTTGTAATGCAGTTAAAAAAAAGGAAATGGCTTTTTTATAATTTTTAGTATACTGATAAAAATCGCCGTACTGACTATAGCATTCAGCCAATCCCATCTGATCATTTATTTCAAGTCGGATCTGCCGTGCAGAATCGAGGAATAGAAGTGCAGAATCGAATTTATTCGAAAGCATGTATGAGATTGAAATGTTGTTTAAAGTATACGGTAGGCCATGTTTGTTGTTTAGTTGCTGTTTTAATTTGAGTGCTTTTTTATAATAGGAAACCGAACTATCGAGCTGGTTACTCATTTCGAAAAGCACCCCATAATTATCATATATTTTTGCTAGTTGCTCTTTGTTTCCTGTAGTTATTAAAATCTCAACACCATGCTGCATTAGCCTAAAGGCTTTTTGCAAATCGAAGCGTTTTGTACGATATCCTATTTCACCGTACATTTTCCCTAATTTCTCAGGGATGTTAAGATGATCATAAATATTTAATGCCCTGAATCCGGTCTCAAAACTTTTATCATATCTACCGCTCATATAGTAAGCCAGGCTTAGCTGCTCAAGTATTTGAGCAAGTTCTATGCTATTTTGCTCGCTTTCAATAAGATTCACCTGTTTTTCCAGTAATGGAATAAACCTATCGGTGTTTTCAACTAAATCTTCATATTTTATGTTAATCAAAAAGTTAACTTGTTCATTTGAAGTTAAGTTATTGAAAACTGTTGCAACCGAATCAATATTATTTGCCAGAACAACAAAATGGTAGCAGAGAAATAATCCCAGCAATAAAAATCTTTTTCTAAATAAAGACATCTGTAACTATTTTACTGTAAACCCAAACTTCTGATAAATATTATCTCTATCAACCGTTGGGTGCTGCAAATCTCCACTGGCTTTTGCTACCTGCTCGCTTACGTATTGGCGGAGCTCATCGGTTGAGACAGTTCCGTTATTATCCTTATCCGCTTCTGTTGTGGTAAGGGCTTTTATAATGTACTCGGTGAAAAGCCCGTTTTCAATGTCGCTGCGCTCATAGCTAAGTTCACCACCCTTGGAACTGGAGAATACAATGGCTCCGCTTCGGCGGACAAGGTCGTTGTAGATGTAGCGGTCCTTCTGGTAAAGGTAGCTTCGCTTGGTTGTTGGTTGTTGGTTGTTCGCTGATTGGGAAGAGGTGGTTTTGAAGCCGCGGGAGGCGATTCCCAAACCTTTCAGGTTTTCAAAACCTGAAAGGTTTTCATAGGTTTCATCATCAATCTCGCCCGACTCGCAGGCATCCATCAGGAATAGCTTGTTACGCGGTGGAATTCCCTGAAGCAAATCCTCTATAGTTTCAAAGTCCGCCGCTGTGGCTTTAAGGTTGTTCACATCGGCATTACTGGTTAAATAATAGTAGGTTGCCTCAGCATCCTTATCGTGCATACCATGGCCAGCGATGAAGAGAATGAAAGTATCATCTGGTTTGGCATTTTTCACGAAATCCTTTGATGCTTTGATTGCTTCGGGGGTTACCTGCTCATTCGTGAGAGTTTTGGTGTAGACATTTTCGAAGCCTTTGCCTTTGAGATTTTGAATGGTTTTCTCCAGGTCAAGAGCATCCTTGTGGGCATATGCTAGGTTATATGACGTATTTTGATACT is a window of Tenuifilaceae bacterium CYCD DNA encoding:
- a CDS encoding DNA-binding response regulator; translation: MNEPVRLFLVDDHQMFIDGIKALLRNEKRFKIVDEALDGSIALEKIKNTPIDIMITDISMPGMSGTELTRTVKKEYPQIKILVLTMYNDQDVANEILMSEAEGFILKNTGKKELVAALTSIADDGTFYSREVLTNLMIKVKKDKRTEEETHNLTERELEILQLICEELSSEQIAEKLFISKRTVDTHRQHIYEKTKCKTIISLIKFALRNNLVNL
- a CDS encoding N-acetyltransferase; translation: MKIDKIIENKKQFLDLLLLADEQENMIDRYLTNGDLFALYDDDLKSVCVVSPIDSETCELKNIATYEKYQGKGYGKALINFIVDFYRNNYKTMLVGTGETPSILAFYESLGFKQSYRVKNFFTDNYDHPMFDGNIQLVDMIYLKKDLLE